The Amphiura filiformis chromosome 13, Afil_fr2py, whole genome shotgun sequence genome segment TAGAATGGGGATATTATGTTTTGCATATATGTATTACCAAGTAAATACTCATTTCcataattatttgtttatgtGATTTCTTTACAGGAAAAGAAACCGTCATGCGTCAAAGTCTGCTCACTCCGGAAATGCAAGCTGGAATACAGAGAACGCTAGACATGGATGAGGAGCGTGGGTGAGTATAACTGACAATgctccttgttttttttttttttttggggggagaaGCTGCCCTCTTCAATGCCACTGGGTTAATCTAGTTGTGTGAGTGAGCTAGACACTTCAAATGTAGTCATCTAATGTTTAAAGCCAACATATTATACAACTCCAtataaacaaaaaaacacaatatttagaaaagtgacaaactgtTTTCATCTTAAAATTTTATCAAAGTATTTCTTATATGTTGTGaagtattttttattatattttttaataattggtacatttttatgttcatttccTTGCATAGGCGTCCTGTGACCTTGCCAGATGTTCCTGAGATCTTCCCAGCACCTCAGTTCACACACGATCTGAACAGTGTACAGATCGCTGAAGGCAGTGATGCACACTTTGCCTGTAAAGTGGACCCATCCACTGATCCTAATTTGATAATTGAATGGCTAAGAAATGGACAACCAATTGAAGCAGgtaagtctgtctgtctgtctgtctgtctgtctgtccatctTGTCTGTTTATACCTGTTGTACTCAGTATTTGCTTcagcaaaaacaacaaattttatgGTTTTTTTTGTCTCTATGAAAATTCAAGGAGCTAATCCTGGCTGCAAATATTTCTATAAGCTGATATGGGTAGGGCCTACTGTGCATGTTTTGAGCCAAATCCCTGAATTATTTGTGAGGGATTTCTGTAAGTGCTATAATCTCACATTAAAAATATGGGTTATTTGTTTACTTATTACTTGGTTTTTTTTGCCTGCGATTGCTATagaaagaaatgttcattttgtagCAAAATGCCAATGACTTTAGTCCAATGATTAAAAGCCTATGGTAGCAAGTTTGTATTATGAATTTcatgaaaaacattttaaaggaaaacatgAAATGggtgggatcactttttctgtttgtctcctttattatttgcgactgcgaaactggtgaaaaattatgtttatttatataattcccgtcgatcatgccactttTCCATGTAACATATGAAATGTTCACTTTTCTCTTACGCAGGTTCCAAATATCCCTAGTCCTAGTTACACACTATCATTAATCCAGTAACTAAAAGTATTGTGAATTCAACTAAGAACACTTTCTTTCCCGTGCAGGTGCCAAGTATGTCCAAAAGTTTGAATTTGGCATTGCTAGCATGCACATAGTAGGGCCATACTCGGAAGACTCTGGTGTCATTACGTGTAGAGCCAAGAACCGCAGTGGAGTTGATGAAACACAGGGCAACTTTGTATGCCAAGGTGAGTTAAACTTTATACATGTCCTGGAGGGAAACTTATAACCTTTGAATCAAGAATTAAGCTTTctaatattaatgctctgcatgctagccataggcttcaacataagaagtcccaagttttgagatatttctcaaaatatcaagagctatttcaagaaccactgaacaatactaggcttgtttgtactcattttagtgcatttttcatgctgattccaaatatggtcatgaaaattaacatttctgaaattgttgactttgaaacttgtcgtctgcagtcgacacccgcatgaagaGAGTTAAACACAAGATTATGAAATTGGGCCTTTATGGTTTATAGTTGAGTGTGCCGTTGTATTCAGGGGGTTGGTAAGAGGTCAAAAAACAAATTTCACTTAACAGAGTTCAATCAAATCTGCATTGTTACTCCGTATTTTAAATGCACACATTTTTTACAGTGTTACCTCTTTGAATTATAATTTGGTGTGTGTGAATGGTTATGAAATATGAAACTCATTATCATATGTGTgtgtttgtaatttcttcacaggTAAAGAAACCGTTGTCCGTCAAAGTCAACTCCCTAAAGATATGCAAGCTGGAATACAGATTACGCTAGATATGGATGAGGGCCGTGGGTAAGTATAACTATCCAGGCTTGAGATCATCATATAAAATGGATTTCATTGTAACAGTTAAGGGTGAGGTAGGGAGGGTCAATATTTATCTAGGGTTGTTTTCCCTGAGATCTCTGGATGGTTTAGGTAATGTGAAGTTATATAATTAAAAGCAAGAAAGTAAATTTGATGGGCaagttttattgggctattgaaatccatacaccccgtatagatgacatattcttaatcttccacacagggcacACATATTTTatatggagtcatccattcaggtaacaccatctAAAATTCACTCCCTGTACGGAAGATTTAGGTtgatgtcttccataaaggggtgatggatttcatctggaatatcccaatattcAAATTTGGGGTGACCATATTGGTAAATGTAACACACTGGTGTGAGTAGCTCTTGAGGAAGGGGACAAATGTTCTCATATTTTACTCTTCCTGTTCTCTATTCCAGCCTTCCAGTGACACAAGTTGAACAGCCAATTACATATCCACCACCCCATTTTACGATTGGCTTTAATGATGTAACTATCACTGAAGGCTATGATGCACATTTTGCCTGCAAAGTAGAACCAACTGATGACCCCAAATTGAAAGTAGAATGGCTCAGAAATGGAGCACCCATTGAAGCAGGTGAGTGAATGTTTGGAGCAATTCCCTCTTATTCTTGACCCACATATGTTTCCCTAAtctccctaatcctaaccctagttTCCCTTATTCCTAATCCAGTAACTAAAAGCATATGTTAGTAAATTTGTATTGTGATTTGGATGAAAAACattttgattgaaaacaagaagTAGCCAATGCCCACTGGCTAAGCCACTGTCCACTTTATGTTATCCCCTTATCCCTAGTTCTAACAGTTATCCCCTATCCTTAATCCAGTAACTGGAAGTATTGATAATTCAACCTAAAACATTTTGATGGAAAACATGCCATGAAGTGTTCACTTTTCTCCTATGCAGGTGCCAAATATATCCTACAGTTTGAATTTGGCGTTGCCAGCATGCTTATCAAAGGACCGTACTCGGAAGACTCTGGTGTCATTACGTGTAGAGCCAAGAACCAAAGTGGGGTCGATGAAACACAGGGCAACTTTGTGTGCCAAGGTGAGTTAAAATTGATAAATATTTATGTGAAGTATTATTGGAACATTTGTTGCTGTTCTTCATTATGTAGGGGTTTTGCAATAAGTCACCTTACAAACCATTTGCTTGCTGTGTAACACATACAAAAGGATTGATATCATCCCAAGACAATATTTAATCATGTACTCTTGTATTATTCATCTtggtaatgggttattccagttgatatccataaaCCCACTATGGAACAAATGATGTTAGGAAGCTTAAGCCTGGTTAGTGCAGGATATGTCCCAATTAGATGGGAAAAAGTAGCAAAAAGGGGCTGATTTTACAAGAATTTTGCATTCATTCTATTCTTGCTAAATACTGAAGATATCTTTCTGAGGGGTCATCCTGTCACCCACAAGAGACTTGCTTTGTCATTAAGTTGTGTTGTGTGAAGGTTGAACCAAGATCAAACAAAACAAGTCAGATAATATAGACATATAAAAGATTTCTGAATCTAGAATTAACCTGTTTGTAATGATGGTGTTGCTATTGTAAAATTGAGCCATTATAATTTGTAGTAGAGTGCACAGGTGTTTTCTGGGGTATAGGTAACAGCTTAACAATACAAAGTCACATTGTTTAATCAAGTTGcttctttgtttttaaatgcacaCATTTTTTATCAGTATAAACTTTTTTGAAACTACCCATTTGTGTATGGAGGGTTATGAAACTCATCTTCATATATGTGTGTGTATGTGATTTCTTCACAGGTAAAGAAACTGTTGTGCGTCAAAGTCAGCTCCCTAAGGATATGCAAGCTGGAATACAGCTTACGCTAGACATGGATGAGGAGCGCGGGTGAGTATAACTGGCATGACCAGTCTTTCCATTTGAAAAAGTATCCAGTGTACAGTGATGTAATATTAGTGAAATGAATGGACACGGAGAGGCATATAAATGTAATATAAATATCAGAACTTCAGTTCGGTTTTATTCTTCTTGGCGGCCATACTCCAATCTGCCCCGAGTGTTGCCAGTTGATGTGCACGAGTGTGTGAGTGTTGCTGTTTCTATGTTGATACTAGATTTAGAGGATATTACAAGTGAGATCTGTCAGGAGTGGGGGCAGTAGCATTGGCATGGTTTGCCTAAGGCAGGATGGGGGGGGGATCAAGGTGACtgtgacaaaaattgtcaaaagtgaTTAAACAGGCCTTCAAATATGAAATATCACTATTGCTAGCATCCCACATGGGAAAGGTAGAAGGGTGGAAGAGTGAAAGAGGTTGACAATGCAACAATGCAAGGGGGGGCTTTCCCCTTAGCTATGCCACTCTTATGTGGTAGGGATTAAGTTAGATTTTCATTATTGCTTGCCCATGTTATACGAGACAGTGGAGCACAGCTGGATGCGTATTGAACTCTGCGACTGTgtttatcattaaataataatCGCAACCACCAAGAACCGTGCAACCAGAGAACCACAAAATTCTTGTTTTAATATATTTCtgtacattttttcattatttttcaaaataattgctACATGTTTATGTTAATTTTTCTGCACAGGCTTCCAGTCACCTTGCCAGACGTGCCCGAGACCTTCCCAGCACCTAAATTCACACATGCTCTTAACAATGTAGAGATCGCAGAAGGTAGTGATGCACACTTTACCTGTAGAGTGGAACCATCTAATGACCCCAAGTTGAAGATTCAATGGCTGAGAAATGGACAACCAATTGAAGGTAAGATTGTATATCTTGTTTGTTTATACCTGGTGTACACAGAATTTGAATGGGAGAAAACAAGCTAATTTGGGTACTGTACATGTTTTCGAGCTAAGTCCCTGAATTATATTTCAGAGatttctgtaaagtgcaatgatttcacatatttttgttgcATGTTGGTGTACTTATTACTTGTGATTACTCTAGGAAGGTATGTACATTCTGTTGCAAAGTGCCATCGATTCTAGTCCAATAGCTTAATGCATATGgtaccaaatttgtaaaattatgaATTTCATGAAAAATGTTTTGACATGAAACATGAAATATTCACTTTTCTCCTATGCAGGTTCCAAATATATCCTGAAGTTTGAATTTGGCATTACTAGCATGCACATCAATGGGCCATACTCGCAAGATTCGGGTACCATTACATGTAGAGCCAAGAACCTCAGTGGAGTTGATGAAACGCAGTGCAATTTTGTTTGCCAAGGTAAGTTACATTTGTTAATGTATGGACTCATATGGCCATGCATAGAGATATCTCTATAATGCATATTTGTTCCATAAGCCCTTATAAAGCTGTTAGGACAGTACATATCAAGCAAGGGAACCTTTGACATTAAGAGTTAAGCTTTCTAGTAACACAAGATCATAAAATTGAGCCTTTATAATTAACAGTAGAGTTTGCAGTTGTATTCAGGGTGTAGGTCAAAAGAACAAATGTCACTCAACAGAGTTCAATCAAGTCTGCATTGTTTCTCTGTATTTTAAAGGCACActttttaattagttttacttCTTTTGAATTATCATTTTGTGTGTATGGAGGGTTATGAAACTCATTTTCATATTTGGATGTTTGTGATTTCTTCACAGGTAAAGAAACCATTAAAGCGTCAAAGTCAACTCCCTAAAGATATGCAAGCTGGAATACAGAGTACGCTAGATATGGATGCAGGCCGTGGGTAAGTATAAATTCCAGGATGGGCTTCTTATGAGATGAATATCATTGTAACAGTCAAGGGTGGATGCATCAAATTATAGTAATAATAGCAAGAAATGACATGTTCTTAAACTTCCACACACAGgacatagatttcaaatggagtcgcccattcaggtaaccccatttgaaattcccattccctgtgtggaagattaaaggtcatatcttccataaagGGGTGATGGATTTCAAATTTGGGTTGACCACATTGGTAAATGTAAGACACTGGTGTGAGTAGCTGTTGAGGAAGGGGACAAATGGTCTCATATTTCTctcttccttttctctttctTCTAGCCTTCCAGTGGAACACCCTGAGAGAGAAGTAACATATCCAGCACCCCATTTTACAATTGGCTTTGATGATGTAACTATCACTGAAGGCCAAGATGCATATTTTGCCTGCAAAGTAGAACCAACTGATGATCCCAAGTTGGAAGTACAATGGCTCAGAAATGGAGCGCCTATTGAAGCAGGTGGGTGAATGTTTGAAGCAATTCCATCTGATTCCTGACTTAGTGCTGTAGCCCTTGTCTCCTCTGGGAAGCCAATGCCCTCCTGACCCACATGATATCCCCTATCCCTAGTCCTAACCCTAGTTATCCCCTATCTTTAATTCAGTGACTGAAAGTATTGTGAATTCAACCAAAAACGTTTTGATGGAAAACATGCCATGAAATGTTCACTTTTCTCCTTTGCAGGTTCTAAATATATCCTGCAGTTTGAATTTGGTATTGCTAGCATGCATATCAAATGGCCATTCGCCCAAGACTCTGGTGTCATTACGTGTAGAGCCAAGAACCTCAGTGGAGTCGATGAAACACAGGCCAACTTTGTGTGCCAAGGTGAGTTACTGTTATTATTGTAAGTGAACTTATATGGATGAACATCCAGAGATTGGGCTTTCTCAGGAAGCTAAATCCTGGTTAGCAAAGAGTCTGTCCCTGTTAGATTGAAAACAGACAATAATGCTGATTTTACAAGAAATTTGCATTCTCTCTATTCTTGCCTGTTACTGAAGATATCTTTCTGAAAGGTCAGTGTGCCTCCTGTCACCCACTAGTATACCCAAGGTAAAAGAGGCTTGCTTTGTCATTATGTTGTGTCGTATGCGAAGGTTGAATCAAGatcatataaaacaaaacaagataatatggACATATACCATTATCCCACAAGACCTTTCTCTGGTGTTGTGTCATTACATCAAGCAAGGTAACCCTTGCTTCTGAATCAATCTAGAATTAAACTTTTTTGTTATCCAAAATCATGCTGGTGTCCCTACTATGAAATAGTGCTATTATAATTTCTTGTACAGTGTAAATTTTATGTATATGGAgaattatgaaaccattttcaAATGTGTTTGTATGCGATTTCTTAACAGGTAAAGAAGCCATTGTGTTTAAAAGTCAGCTCAGTAAGGAAATGCAAGCTGGAATACAGAAACGCTAGATCTAGATGAGGAGCGTGGGTGAGTATAACTGGCATGACCAGTCTTTCAATTTGAAAAAGATGCAACCAGTGCGCAATGAGATCTATCAGTGGTGGGGCAGTAAAAAATGGGGCACAAAaatcttgttttaaaatatttctttatatttttttttcattatttttcaaaataattattacatgttTGTGTTTATTTTTCCTTTGACAGGCTTCCTGTGACTTTGCCAGATGTGCCCGAGACCTTCCCAGCACCTAAATTCACACATGCTCTTAACAATGTAGAGATCGCAGAAGGTACTGATGCACACTTTACCTGTAGAGTGGAACCATCCAATGATCCCAAGCTGAAGATTGAATGGCTGAGAAATGGACAACCAATTGAAGGTAAGATTGTACATCTTGTTTGTTTATACCTGGTATACACAGAATTTGAATGGGAGAAAACAAGCTGATTTCTAGCCAAGTCACTATATCATTTGTCAGGGatttctgtaaagtgcaatgatttCACATTATTGGGCTTTATAAATGTGTGTTGCTTGTTGATGTACTTATTCTGATTACTGTATGAAGGTATGTTCATTCTGTTGCAAAGTGCCATCGATTCTAGTCCAATAACCTATGGTAGCAAATTTGTATTATGAATTTCATGAACAAAGTTTTGACATGAAACATGAAATGTTCTCTTTTCTCCTCTGCAGGTTCCAAATATATCCTGAAGTTTGAATTTGGCATTACTAGCATGCACATCAATGGGCCATACTCGCAAGATTAGGGTATCATTACATGTAGAGCCAAGAACCTCAGTGGAGTTGATGAAACACAGTGCAATTTTGTGTGCCAAGGTAAGTTACATTTGTAAATGTGGACATGCATAGATATATCTCTTTAATGCCGATTTGTTGCACAAGCCCTTATTTCGTGATGTTATGACAGTACATATCAAGCAAGGGAACCTTTGACGTTAAGAGTTAAGCTTTCTAGTAACACAAGATCATAAAATTGAGCCTTTATAATTAACAGTAGAGTTTGCAGTTGTATTCAGGGTGAAGGTCAAAAGAACAAATGTCACTCAACAGAGTTCAATCAAGTCTGCATTGTTTCTCTGTATTTTAAAGGCACActttttaattagttttacttCTTTTGAATTATCATTTTGTGTGTATGGAGGGTTATGAAACTCATTTTCATATTTGGATGTTTGTGATTTCTTCACAGGTAAAGAAACCATTGTGCGTCAAAGTCAACTCCCTAAAGATATGCAAGCTGGAATACAGAGTACGCTAGATATGGATGCAGGCCGTGGGTAAGTATAAATTCCAGGATGGGCTTCTTATGAGATGAATATCATTGTAACAGTCAAGGGTGGATGCATCAAATTATAGTAATAATAGCAAGAAATGACATGTTCTTAAACTTCCACACACAGgacatagatttcaaatggagtcgcccattcaggtaaccccatttgaaattcacactccctgtgtggaagattaaaggtcatatcttccataaagGGGTGATGGATTTCAAATTTGGGTTGACCACATTGGTAAATGTAAGACACTGGTGTGAGTAGCTGTTGAGGAAGGGGACAAATGGTCTCATATTTCTctcttccttttctctttctTCTAGCCTTCCAGTGGAACACCCTGAGAGAGAAGTAACATATCCAGCACCCCATTTTACAATTGGCTTTGATGATGTAACTATCACTGAAGGCCAAGATGCATATTTTGCCTGCAAAGTAGAACCAACTGATGATCCCAAGTTGGAAGTACAATGGCTCAGAAATGGAGCGCCTATTGAAGCAGGTGGGTGAATGTTTGAAGCAATTCCATCTGATTCCTGACTTAGTGCTGTAGCCCTTGTCTCCTCTGGGAAGCCAATGCCCTCCTGACCCACATGATATCCCCTATCCCTAGTCCTAACCCTAGTTATCCCCTATCTTTAATTCAGTGACTGAAAGTATTGTGAATTCAACCAAAAACGTTTTGATGGAAAACATGCCATGAAATGTTCACTTTTCTCCTTTGCAGGTTCTAAATATATCCTGCAGTTTGAATTTGGTATTGCTAGCATGCATATCAAATGGCCATTCGCCCAAGACTCTGGTGTCATTATTGTAGAGCCAAGAACCTCAGTGGAGTCGATGAAACACAGGCCAACTTTGTGTGCCAAGGTGAGTTACTGTTATTATTGTAAGTGAACTTATATGGATGAACATCCAGAGATTGGGCTTTCTCAGGAAGCTAAATCCTGGTTAGCAAAGAGTCTGTCCCTGTTAGATTGAAAACAGACAATAATGCTGATTTTACAAGAAATTTGCATTCTCTCTATTCTTGCCTGTTACTGAAGATATCTTTCTGAAAGGTCAGTGTGCCTCCTGTCACCCACTAGTATACCCAAGGTAAAAGAGGCTTGCTTTGTCATTATGTTGTGTCGTGCGAAGGTTGAATCAAGatcatataaaacaaaacaagataatatggACATATACCATTATCCCACAAGACCTTTCTCTGGTGTTGTGTCATTACATCAAGCAAGGTAACCCTTGCTTCTGAATCAATCTAGAATTAAACTTTTTGTTATCCAAAATCATGCTGGTGTCCCTACTATGAAATAGTGCTATTATAATTTCTTGTACAGTGTAAATTTTATGTATATGGAgaattatgaaaccattttcaAATGTGTTTGTATGCGATTTCTTAACAGGTAAAGAAGCCATTGTGTTTAAAAGTCAGCTCAGTAAGGAAATGCAAGCTGGAATACAGAGAACGCTAGATCTAGATGAGGAGCGTGGGTGAGTATAACTGGCATGACCAGTCTTTCAATTTGAAAAAGATGCAACCAGTGCGCAATGAGATCTATCAGTGGTGGGGCAGTAAAAAATGGGGCACAAAaatcttgttttaaaatatttctttatatttttttttcattatttttcaaaataattattacatgttTGTGTTTATTTTTCCGCACAGGCTTCCTGTGACTTTGCCAGATGTGCCCGAGACCTTCCCAGCACCTAAATTCACACATGCTCTTAACAATGTAGAGATCGCAGAAGGTACTGATGCACACTTTACCTGTAGAGTGGAACCATCCAATGATCCCAAGCTGAAGATTGAATGGCTGAGAAATGGACAACCAATTGAAGGTAAGATTGTACATCTTGTTTGTTTATACCTGGTATACACAGAATTTGAATGGGAGAAAACAAGCTGATTTCTAGCCAAGTCACTATATCATTTGTCAGGGatttctgtaaagtgcaatgatttCACATTATTGGGCTTTATAAATGTGTGTTGCTTGTTGATGTACTTATTCTGATTACTGTATGAAGGTATGTTCATTCTGTTGCAAAGTGCCATCGATTCTAGTCCAATAACCTATGGTAGCAAATTTGTATTATGAATTTCATGAACAAAGTTTTGACATGAAACATGAAATGTTCTCTTTTCTCCTCTGCAGGTTCCAAATATATCCTGAAGTTTGAATTTGGCATTACTAGCATGCACATCAATGGGCCATACTCGCAAGATTCGGGTATCATTACATGTAGAGCCAAGAACCTCAGTGGAGTTGATGAAACACAGTGCAATTTTGTGTGCCAAGGTAAGTTACATTTGTAAATGTGGACATGCATAGATATATCTCTTTAATGCCGATTTGTTGCACAAGCCCTTATTTCGTGATGTTATGACAGTACATATCAAGCAAGGGAACCTTTGACGTTAAGAGTTAAGCTTTCTAGTAACACAAGATCATAAAATTGAGCCTTTATAATTAACAGTAGAGTTTGCAGTTGTATTCAGGGTGAAGGTCAAAAGAACAAAATGTCACTCAACAGAGTTCAATCAAGTCTGCATTGTTTCTCTGTATAGGCACActttttaattagttttacttCTTTTGAATTATCATTTTGTGTGTATGGAGGGTTATGAAACTCATTTTCATATTTGGATGTTTGTGATTTCTTCACAGGTAAAGAAACCATTGTGCGTCAAAGTCAACTCCCTAAAGATATGCAAGCTGGAATACAGAGTACGCTAGATATGGATGCAGGCCGTGGGTAAGTATAAATACCAGGATAGGCTACTTTTGAGATGAATATCATTGTAACAGTCAAGGGTGGATGCTTCAAGTAATGTCAAATTAtagtaatcttccacacacggtacatagatttcaagtggagtcgcccattcaggtaaccccatttgaaattcccactccctgtgtggaagattaaaggtcatatcttccataaagGGATGATGGATTTCAAATTTGGGGTCACTCCATTGGT includes the following:
- the LOC140168143 gene encoding myosin-binding protein H-like, translating into MQAGIQSTLDMDAGRGLPVEHPEREVTYPAPHFTIGFDDVTITEGQDAYFACKVEPTDDPKLEVQWLRNGAPIEAGSKYILQFEFGIASMHIKWPFAQDSGVITCRAKNLSGVDETQANFVCQGKEAIVFKSQLSKEMQAGIQKR